A region of Cucumis melo cultivar AY chromosome 2, USDA_Cmelo_AY_1.0, whole genome shotgun sequence DNA encodes the following proteins:
- the LOC103492237 gene encoding uncharacterized protein LOC103492237 encodes MRSSSRALIKLSKKTTWNPNLFFPVSSSDHNPHNCYLTLLQSRSIFSTTQLHGSWMDKIKGVITGKKTTTEGTDISSESFTLLRFADELKNARRVGAFKQYIVGRSSEATFADAFEKQEAIIRYLGGFDATGENIQTSQKQEAAKNCNCTIADVENALSKFLWAKEAQKKIEKLKEEGKPLPTSIAEVQKLVGSNPLDLARSNLAKSGQISRNALCPCGSKKRYKRCCGKDQTV; translated from the exons ATGCGTTCATCCTCTCGAGCTCTCATCAAATTGTCCAAGAAAACCACTTGGAACCCAAATTTGTTTTTCCCCGTCTCTTCTTCCGATCACAATCCTCATAACTGTTATTTGACTCTGTTACAATCCCGATCCATATTCTCCACGACTCAGCTTCATGGTTCGTGGATGGACAAGATCAAGGGAGTCATCACTGGGAAGAAAACTACTACGGAAGGAACTGACATCAGCTCCGAGTCCTTTACTCTCCTCA gGTTTGCTGATGAGTTGAAAAATGCCCGGAGAGTGGGAGCATTCAAGCAATATATAGTGGGAAGAAGTAGTGAAGCAACTTTTGCAGATGCTTTTGAGAAGCAGGAAGCAATTATTCGCTATTTGGGAGGTTTTGATGCCACTGGAGAG AACATCCAAACCAGCCAAAAGCAAGAAGCAGCAAAAAATTGTAACTGCACAATCGCTGATGTTGAGAATGCGTTGTCAAAGTTTTTGTGGGCTAAAGAAGCACAAAAGAAGATCGAGAAGCTAAAGGAAGAAGGAAAACCTTTGCCAACAAGCATTGCCGAG GTCCAGAAACTGGTGGGTTCAAATCCATTGGATCTAGCTAGGTCAAATTTGGCCAAGAGTGGCCAGATAAGCCGGAATGCTCTCTGTCCTTGCGGATCAAAGAAGAGATATAAACG GTGCTGCGGGAAGGATCAAACTGTATAA
- the LOC103492238 gene encoding putative defensin-like protein 184 produces the protein MASKLLRVELQKKATLLLFICLLMSFFFFYAQARNCHRVWSCKGDIRCWEDCKNQHNGKGLCDLYTAPSVPKQCFCAYKC, from the exons ATGGCCTCAAAATTGCTTAGAGTTGAGCTCCAAAAAAAGGCAAcacttcttcttttcatttgcTTGCTAAtgagcttcttcttcttctatg CACAAGCAAGGAATTGTCATAGAGTGTGGAGTTGCAAAGGGGACATTAGGTGTTGGGAAGATTGTAAGAATCAACACAATGGAAAGGGACTTTGTGATTTGTACACTGCACCTTCGGTTCCTAAACAATGCTTTTGTGCCTATAAATGTTAA
- the LOC103492241 gene encoding asparagine--tRNA ligase, cytoplasmic 1-like, whose product MAEHSAPPTDQLAAVTLNNDASAYESLKAEFSDRVPIRTIVSRPDGGAGLAGQKVRVGGWVKTGRKADKDAFAFLELNDGSCPQNLQVIIEASVADLGQIVPTGTCVVVDGVFKLPPPGKHQKVELRADGVVHVGPVDPARYPLPKTKLTLEFLRDVVHLRPRTNTISAVARIRNALAYATHTFFNNHGFLYIHTPIVTTSDCEGAGEMFQVTTLLSEAERLEKELIKNPPPSEAEVDEARNIVKEKGEAVASLKAAKASKEEIGASVLELKKAKENVARLEERAKLKPGIPEKDGKVDYTKDFFARQAFLTVSGQLQVETYACALSSVYTFGPTFRAENSHTSRHLAEFWMVEPEIAFADLQDDMNCAEAYVRFMCQWLLDNCLDDMKFMAEKYDRTCIDRLKMVSSTPFVRVSYTEAVELLEEAVKKGKEFENKVEWGIDLASEHERYLTEVVFRKPVIVYNYPKGIKAFYMRLNDDLKTVAAMDVLVPKVGELIGGSQREERYEVIRDRIKEMGLPLEPYEWYLDLRRYGTVKHCGFGLGFERMLLFATGIDNIRDVIPFPRYPGRADL is encoded by the exons ATGGCAGAGCATTCCGCGCCACCCACCGACCAACTCGCCGCCGTCACCTTGAACAACGATGCTTCCGCTTACGAATCTCTCAAAGCTGAATTCTCCGACCGCGTTCCGATCCGTACAATTGTCTCCCGGCCCGACGGCGGCGCAGGCCTCGCCGGCCAGAAAGTACGCGTCGGCGGTTGGGTCAAAACTGGAAGAAAGGCTGATAAGGACGCTTTTGCTTTTCTCGAGTTGAACGACGGCTCTTGCCCACAGAATCTTCAAGTGATCATCGAAGCGTCTGTGGCGGATCTTGGCCAGATTGTTCCCACTGGAACCTGCGTTGTTGTTGACGGCGTCTTCAAGCTTCCTCCACCGGGTAAGCACCAGAAAGTTGAACTTCGAGCTGATGGTGTCGTTCATGTCGGTCCTGTTGATCCCGCTCGGTATCCTTTGCCGAAGACGAAACTCACTCTCGAGTTTCTCAGAGATGTTGTTCATCTCCGCCCAAGAACTAACACG ATATCTGCAGTTGCTAGAattcgaaatgcacttgcgtaTGCCACTCATACATTTTTTAACAACCATGGATTTCTTTATATTCACACACCAATTGTTACCACAAGCGATTGTGAAGGTGCTGGTGAAATGTTTCAAGTTACCACTCTATTGAGTGAGGCTGAAAGGTTAGAAAAGGAGTTGATTAAAAACCCACCTCCATCGGAGGCAGAAGTAGATGAAGCAAGGAATATTGTCAAGGAGAAAGGAGAAGCTGTTGCCAGTCTGAAGGCTGCTAAAGCCAGCAAGGAGGAAATTGGTGCTTCTGTTTTGGAACTGAAGAAAGCAAAGGAGAATGTTGCTAGATTGGAAGAGAGAGCAAAGCTTAAACCAGGCATTCCAGAGAAAGATGGGAAAGTTGATTATACTAAGGATTTTTTCGCTCGGCAAGCGTTCTTGACTGTTTCGGGTCAGCTGCAAGTTGAAACTTATGCCTGTGCCCTAAGTAGTGTATACACCTTTGGACCAACCTTCCGTGCTGAAAACTCTCACACTTCAAGACATCTTGCAGAGTTCTGGATGGTTGAGCCTGAAATTGCATTTGCAGATTTGCAG GACGATATGAATTGTGCGGAAGCCTATGTGAGATTTATGTGTCAATGGTTACTTGACAACTGCCTAGATGACATGAAATTTATGGCTGAAAAGTATGACCGAACTTGTATCGATCGTCTCAAAATGGTCTCTTCAACCCCTTTCGTTCGAGTCTCCTATACAGAAGCAGTTGAACTACTTGAGGAAGCCGTAAAGAAGGGCAAGGAATTTGAGAACAAAGTGGAATGGGGAATTGATTTAGCTTCAGAGCATGAAAG ATACTTGACTGAGGTTGTATTTAGAAAGCCTGTCATTGTCTATAACTATCCAAAAGGAATCAAAGCATTTTATATGAGACTCAATGACGACTTGAAAACGGTAGCTGCAATGGATGTTCTTGTACCTAAG GTTGGAGAATTGATTGGTGGAAGCCAAAGGGAGGAGCGGTACGAGGTTATTCGTGACAG GATCAAGGAGATGGGTCTACCACTTGAACCGTATGAATGGTATCTTGATCTGAGACGATACGGGACAGTCAAGCACTGTGGTTTTGGTCTCGGCTTCGAGCGGATGCTCCTATTCGCCACTGGCATTGACAACATCAGAGATGTTATTCCCTTCCCCAGATATCCAGGACGAGCAGACCTATAA
- the LOC103492240 gene encoding uncharacterized protein LOC103492240 — MAKSMEVSRITLRPFQLSDVDDFMVWAGDDRVMKSTRWNVFTSKEQAHDFIRDVCIPHPWRRSICVDGRSVGFVSVYPWSGEDRCKADVGYAVAREYWGRGIVTEALKIAVPQVFEKFPEVVRLQAFVFIENRASQRVVEKVGFQKEGLLRKYCYIKGELKDLFVYSFLSSDL; from the coding sequence ATGGCCAAGTCCATGGAAGTCTCTCGGATTACATTACGCCCTTTCCAGCTCTCTGATGTTGACGATTTCATGGTTTGGGCAGGGGATGATCGAGTCATGAAGTCTACAAGATGGAATGTTTTTACGTCCAAGGAACAGGCGCATGATTTCATTAGGGATGTTTGTATTCCGCATCCATGGCGTAGGTCGATTTGTGTCGATGGGCGGTCGGTTGGGTTTGTTTCGGTTTATCCGTGGTCGGGCGAGGATCGGTGTAAGGCGGATGTTGGATATGCTGTGGCAAGGGAGTATTGGGGTCGAGGAATTGTGACGGAGGCGTTGAAAATAGCTGTTCCTCAAGTGTTTGAGAAGTTCCCCGAGGTGGTGAGATTGCAGGCGTTTGTGTTTATTGAGAATAGGGCGTCTCAAAGAGTTGTTGAGAAAGTTGGGTTCCAGAAAGAGGGGCTTTTGAGGAAGTATTGTTATATTAAGGGTGAACTTAAGGATTTATTTGTTTATAGCTTTTTGTCATCTGATTTGTAA
- the LOC103492242 gene encoding cytochrome P450 CYP72A219-like isoform X1 codes for MDLRNSMIWFVFMVCLLRCGWRFLNWIWLTPKKLEKCLREQGFAGNPYRLYSGDLNDVVAMEEEAKSKPMNFSHDIVPRVIPSMHHTIKKYGKNSFMWLGPNPRVLIMDPEQLKAALSLYNDFQKPTTNPLVRLLFDGLINHEGEKWVKHRKIINHAFHFEKLKDMVPTMFESCNEMISKWEKMTSKDGSCELDVVPYLQSLTADVISRTAFGSTYEEGKIIFNHFKELIRLVLQASNTVYLPGWRFLPTKSNNRMKKITKEIKTILMNIIDKRQRTMKEGETMHSDDLLGILLESNSNEIKEHGNVNIGMSINDLIEECKIFYFAGQETTAVLLVWTMVLLGSYTKWQDRARAEVLQVFGNNKPDFDGLNRLKIVTMILNEVLRLYPPGSVVSRNLVKKETRLGNLKFPSGVTLSFPIILIHRDKELWGEDADEFNPERFAEGVSKATKNQTAFFPFGWGPRICVGQNFAMIEAKIALSIILQHFSFELSPSYTHAPISILTIQPQHGAHIILHKL; via the exons ATGGACTTGAGAAATTCGATGATTTGGTTTGTGTTTATGGTGTGCTTATTGAGATGTGGATGGAGATTTTTGAACTGGATTTGGTTAACGCCAAAGAAACTCGAGAAGTGCTTGAGAGAACAAGGATTCGCTGGAAATCCTTACCGTCTTTACTCCGGCGACTTGAACGACGTAGTCGCCATGGAAGAAGAAGCTAAATCCAAACCCATGAACTTCTCGCATGATATTGTTCCACGTGTCATCCCATCCATGCATCATACCATTAAAAAATATG GGAAGAATTCATTCATGTGGCTTGGACCAAATCCAAGAGTGTTGATCATGGACCCTGAGCAATTGAAAGCTGCTCTTTCTCTGTACAATGACTTTCAAAAGCCAACCACTAACCCTCTTGTTAGGTTGCTTTTTGATGGACTTATTAATCATGAAGGAGAAAAATGggttaaacatagaaaaataATCAACCATGCCTTTCATTTTGAGAAGTTGAAg GACATGGTGCCAACAATGTTTGAGAGTTGCAATGAGATGATTAGCAAATGGGAAAAAATGACATCAAAAGATGGATCTTGTGAATTGGATGTGGTGCCTTATTTACAAAGCTTGACGGCCGATGTCATTTCTCGAACAGCATTTGGAAGTACTTACGAAGAaggaaaaattatttttaatcatTTCAAAGAATTGATTCGTTTGGTCCTTCAAGCTAGTAATACCGTTTACTTACCCGGATGGAG GTTTCTACCAACAAAGTCCAACAATAGAATGAAAAAGATAactaaagaaataaaaactatactcatgaatattattgataaaagGCAAAGAACAATGAAGGAAGGTGAAACGATGCATAGTGATGATCTATTGGGCATTCTCTTAGAATCAAATTCCAATGAAATAAAAGAACATGGAAATGTGAACATTGGAATGAGCATAAATGATTTGATTGAAGAAtgtaagattttttattttgctGGCCAAGAAACCACTGCAGTGCTATTAGTTTGGACCATGGTTTTGTTGGGTTCATATACAAAATGGCAAGATAGAGCAAGAGCTGAAGTCCTACAAGTCTTTGGCAACAACAAACCAGATTTTGATGGTTTAAATCGACTAAAAATT GTAACTATGATTTTGAACGAGGTTTTGAGATTGTACCCACCAGGAAGTGTTGTTAGTCGTAATcttgttaaaaaagaaacaaggCTTGGAAATTTGAAATTTCCAAGTGGAGTGACGTTGAGTTTCCCTATTATTCTTATCCATCGAGATAAAGAGCTTTGGGGTGAAGATGCAGATGAATTTAATCCAGAAAGATTTGCTGAGGGAGTTTCAAAAGCAACCAAAAACCAAACCGCATTCTTCCCCTTCGGTTGGGGTCCTCGAATATGTGTTGGACAAAATTTTGCTATGATTGAAGCCAAAATTGCATTGTCCATCATTTTACAACACTTCTCATTTGAGCTTTCTCCATCCTATACTCATGCTCCTATATCCATTTTAACTATTCAACCTCAGCATGGAGCTCATATCATCCTACATAAGCTTTAG
- the LOC103492242 gene encoding cytochrome P450 CYP72A219-like isoform X2, whose product MILFHVSSHPCIIPLKNMDMVPTMFESCNEMISKWEKMTSKDGSCELDVVPYLQSLTADVISRTAFGSTYEEGKIIFNHFKELIRLVLQASNTVYLPGWRFLPTKSNNRMKKITKEIKTILMNIIDKRQRTMKEGETMHSDDLLGILLESNSNEIKEHGNVNIGMSINDLIEECKIFYFAGQETTAVLLVWTMVLLGSYTKWQDRARAEVLQVFGNNKPDFDGLNRLKIVTMILNEVLRLYPPGSVVSRNLVKKETRLGNLKFPSGVTLSFPIILIHRDKELWGEDADEFNPERFAEGVSKATKNQTAFFPFGWGPRICVGQNFAMIEAKIALSIILQHFSFELSPSYTHAPISILTIQPQHGAHIILHKL is encoded by the exons ATGATATTGTTCCACGTGTCATCCCATCCATGCATCATACCATTAAAAAATATG GACATGGTGCCAACAATGTTTGAGAGTTGCAATGAGATGATTAGCAAATGGGAAAAAATGACATCAAAAGATGGATCTTGTGAATTGGATGTGGTGCCTTATTTACAAAGCTTGACGGCCGATGTCATTTCTCGAACAGCATTTGGAAGTACTTACGAAGAaggaaaaattatttttaatcatTTCAAAGAATTGATTCGTTTGGTCCTTCAAGCTAGTAATACCGTTTACTTACCCGGATGGAG GTTTCTACCAACAAAGTCCAACAATAGAATGAAAAAGATAactaaagaaataaaaactatactcatgaatattattgataaaagGCAAAGAACAATGAAGGAAGGTGAAACGATGCATAGTGATGATCTATTGGGCATTCTCTTAGAATCAAATTCCAATGAAATAAAAGAACATGGAAATGTGAACATTGGAATGAGCATAAATGATTTGATTGAAGAAtgtaagattttttattttgctGGCCAAGAAACCACTGCAGTGCTATTAGTTTGGACCATGGTTTTGTTGGGTTCATATACAAAATGGCAAGATAGAGCAAGAGCTGAAGTCCTACAAGTCTTTGGCAACAACAAACCAGATTTTGATGGTTTAAATCGACTAAAAATT GTAACTATGATTTTGAACGAGGTTTTGAGATTGTACCCACCAGGAAGTGTTGTTAGTCGTAATcttgttaaaaaagaaacaaggCTTGGAAATTTGAAATTTCCAAGTGGAGTGACGTTGAGTTTCCCTATTATTCTTATCCATCGAGATAAAGAGCTTTGGGGTGAAGATGCAGATGAATTTAATCCAGAAAGATTTGCTGAGGGAGTTTCAAAAGCAACCAAAAACCAAACCGCATTCTTCCCCTTCGGTTGGGGTCCTCGAATATGTGTTGGACAAAATTTTGCTATGATTGAAGCCAAAATTGCATTGTCCATCATTTTACAACACTTCTCATTTGAGCTTTCTCCATCCTATACTCATGCTCCTATATCCATTTTAACTATTCAACCTCAGCATGGAGCTCATATCATCCTACATAAGCTTTAG